The following proteins are co-located in the Chryseobacterium daecheongense genome:
- a CDS encoding CPBP family intramembrane metalloprotease, whose protein sequence is MSKTVYFYTVFILGFLTYYFFDLFCFKTIQNFSNKTINNKVIDHVIAYSVTLIPLILTAKLLFPKKKLSELFSVDKPIFVGYVVACVTTLPMLIGYFLFFHLVKDIHFDSLFINTACAALFEEIIFRAFLIGILYRYTGMGFITSILFGSLLFAQVHLYQSSDTKEIIEILSITFLGSILFAWIYFEWNFNLWIAVFVHFFMNLYWEIFAVSDNVSGNLYGNIFKFLSVLLLIGITIYYKRKKKIPFNITMKSLFLKRREIEQ, encoded by the coding sequence ATGAGTAAAACTGTTTATTTCTATACTGTATTTATCCTTGGGTTTTTAACCTATTATTTCTTTGATCTTTTCTGCTTTAAAACCATTCAGAATTTTAGCAATAAAACCATTAATAATAAAGTGATTGACCACGTGATTGCTTATTCCGTCACACTAATTCCTTTGATCCTAACAGCAAAGCTTTTATTCCCCAAAAAGAAACTATCTGAACTATTCTCTGTTGACAAGCCCATTTTTGTTGGATATGTTGTAGCCTGTGTAACAACTTTACCTATGCTAATTGGTTATTTTCTATTTTTTCATCTGGTGAAAGACATTCATTTTGATTCATTATTTATCAATACAGCATGTGCAGCTTTATTTGAAGAAATAATATTCAGAGCTTTCTTAATAGGGATTTTATATAGATATACAGGAATGGGCTTTATCACTTCCATACTATTTGGCTCCCTTCTGTTCGCGCAGGTTCATTTATATCAAAGTAGTGACACCAAAGAAATCATCGAAATACTAAGCATCACATTTTTAGGATCTATCCTTTTTGCATGGATCTATTTTGAATGGAATTTTAATCTTTGGATAGCAGTTTTTGTACACTTCTTCATGAATCTGTATTGGGAAATCTTTGCCGTTTCAGATAATGTTTCAGGCAATTTATATGGAAATATATTCAAATTCCTATCCGTACTCCTACTGATAGGTATTACCATCTATTATAAAAGGAAAAAGAAAATCCCTTTTAATATTACCATGAAAAGCCTTTTCTTAAAAAGGAGGGAAATTGAACAATAA
- a CDS encoding RNA methyltransferase, whose protein sequence is MLIESFQNEKIKNITKLLTDNRFRKKSKVFVVEGQQENERAQKFDFEPVEFYICEKIFKGETPLGKVFYVSEKVYEKIAYRGTSEGIIGIYKIKEVDLSSFKPKKDATVIIVEGIEKPGNLGAILRSCEAFGIDALIITDAKADFYNPNVIRSSVGCLFGMEVFQAGNEETLDFLKKNQFDIYTTIMDKDSEDLYKRDLTQKSAILFGTEHSGLSDFWIGKGENTLIPMAGSIDSLNLSNAVAITCYESLRQKKE, encoded by the coding sequence ATGCTAATAGAAAGTTTCCAGAACGAAAAAATCAAGAACATTACTAAACTTCTTACAGATAACAGATTCCGAAAGAAATCCAAAGTATTTGTTGTTGAAGGGCAACAGGAAAATGAAAGGGCACAGAAATTTGATTTTGAACCGGTCGAATTTTATATCTGCGAAAAAATTTTCAAAGGAGAAACTCCTCTTGGGAAGGTATTTTATGTCAGTGAAAAAGTATATGAAAAAATTGCATATAGAGGCACTTCGGAAGGGATCATTGGAATTTATAAAATCAAAGAAGTTGACCTTTCCTCTTTTAAACCTAAAAAGGATGCAACTGTAATTATTGTTGAAGGAATTGAAAAACCAGGAAACCTTGGTGCTATTTTAAGAAGTTGCGAGGCCTTTGGAATAGATGCACTGATTATAACAGATGCAAAAGCTGATTTCTATAATCCTAATGTGATCCGATCAAGTGTCGGATGTCTTTTCGGAATGGAAGTATTCCAGGCCGGGAATGAAGAAACCCTTGATTTTCTGAAAAAGAATCAGTTCGATATTTATACAACCATTATGGACAAAGACTCTGAAGATCTCTACAAAAGGGATCTGACCCAAAAGTCTGCAATCTTATTCGGAACCGAGCATTCGGGTTTAAGTGATTTCTGGATTGGCAAAGGGGAAAATACATTAATTCCTATGGCAGGAAGTATAGATTCTTTAAATCTTAGTAATGCCGTAGCCATTACGTGTTACGAATCCCTGAGACAGAAAAAGGAATAA
- a CDS encoding LytTR family DNA-binding domain-containing protein yields the protein MNQRVSFTSFPYPKSESQKEILISSVLAGILIYLFLIVFQPFGTDQFQHRLKYLLLFPYSIIFGAAFFIVNLLTIKINNWNIVYELLKIAVILLLASIPSYFYNTLFLSHVKLSFSNYLYMIMLTFALGIPISIIYVLSRYIYLKKNHENTADKISAQLEEIELTSHSEKKTLDIIAGTTHLQISEDDFLCVQSLENYCAIYYIEYNSFKKVLLRISLSKLLDQIETHSIKRSHRSYIVNLTKVTHVKGNAQGYKLSLENIDFTIPVSRSFISTTISHLQSLIE from the coding sequence ATGAATCAGCGAGTTTCTTTTACATCCTTTCCCTATCCAAAATCGGAATCTCAAAAAGAGATTTTAATTTCCTCTGTACTTGCAGGAATTCTTATTTATCTGTTTTTAATAGTTTTTCAACCATTTGGAACGGATCAATTTCAGCATAGGCTTAAGTACCTTTTACTTTTTCCTTATTCCATTATTTTTGGAGCTGCTTTTTTTATCGTCAATCTGCTCACTATAAAAATCAACAACTGGAATATTGTTTATGAATTACTAAAAATAGCGGTCATCCTTTTATTAGCGTCTATCCCATCTTATTTTTATAATACATTATTCCTTAGCCATGTAAAACTGAGTTTCTCAAATTATCTCTACATGATTATGCTCACTTTTGCATTAGGCATTCCTATTTCTATTATTTACGTTCTATCAAGATATATTTATCTGAAAAAAAATCACGAAAACACTGCTGATAAGATTTCTGCTCAATTAGAGGAAATTGAACTTACTAGTCATTCGGAAAAAAAGACATTGGACATTATTGCCGGTACTACTCATTTACAAATTTCCGAAGATGATTTCCTTTGTGTCCAATCTCTTGAAAATTACTGTGCTATCTATTACATAGAATATAATTCTTTTAAAAAAGTTCTTTTGAGAATAAGCCTATCTAAATTATTGGATCAAATAGAAACCCATTCGATTAAAAGAAGCCATCGATCTTATATCGTTAACCTGACCAAAGTAACACATGTAAAAGGTAATGCGCAAGGCTATAAGTTAAGCCTCGAAAATATTGACTTCACAATTCCGGTTTCTAGAAGTTTCATTTCAACCACCATTAGTCATTTGCAAAGCCTGATTGAATGA
- a CDS encoding response regulator transcription factor: protein MNILLVEDDERISKFLVKGLGEAGYQMVLADSGEKARDLISTYDFDIILMDIMLPGLDGMQLTQIIRFKKNYTPILVLSALNSPDDKIKMLDLGADDYLSKPFHFEELISRIKALTRRNKLSYQEGSQLLRCGNLTIDTDLHKVVQDNKEIELSPTEYKLLTFLLENKNKVLSRTQILHNVWGIDFDSTTNVVDVYISYVRNKINETDQKIIHTIKGTGYLIKD from the coding sequence ATGAACATTTTGTTAGTAGAGGATGATGAGCGAATCAGTAAATTTCTTGTCAAAGGCTTGGGCGAGGCCGGATATCAAATGGTTCTCGCAGATTCCGGAGAGAAAGCCCGTGATCTAATCAGTACCTATGACTTTGATATTATTCTCATGGATATTATGTTGCCAGGGCTGGATGGAATGCAGCTGACGCAGATCATCCGCTTCAAAAAAAATTATACTCCGATTTTGGTTCTTAGCGCTCTGAATAGTCCTGATGATAAAATAAAAATGCTTGATCTGGGAGCCGATGATTATTTATCAAAGCCATTCCATTTTGAAGAATTGATTTCGAGAATCAAAGCATTGACCAGAAGAAATAAATTAAGCTATCAGGAAGGATCGCAGCTTTTACGTTGTGGTAACCTTACAATTGATACAGATCTCCACAAAGTGGTTCAGGATAATAAAGAAATTGAACTTTCCCCTACAGAATATAAACTTTTGACTTTCCTTTTAGAAAATAAAAACAAAGTTCTGAGCAGGACTCAGATCTTACATAATGTATGGGGAATTGATTTTGACAGTACAACGAATGTTGTTGATGTGTACATTTCTTATGTGCGGAATAAAATTAATGAAACGGATCAAAAGATTATCCACACAATTAAAGGAACAGGATATCTGATTAAAGATTAA
- a CDS encoding HAMP domain-containing sensor histidine kinase has protein sequence MTLRNRFTIISSLSFGIVTIIAFAVVFFAYYDSTRISYFERLRNTALISAIYYLEKDELPKSRHAQIKTEYNHLIENKKVAVYNKYNEVTFGQNLNDKNIKALHLKSARNNKMVQFMAGNNFYYGIFYPDNQGDFVVFVKAPNDSFKSQMVRLSIIMLAVLILGLLAIYFLSRYLSKIVYKPLSNVVDRINNVDYTNISSAITSTHTHDEIDDLIKSYNKLFGRISESILLQQNFINYVSHEFKTPLAAISGNLEVFAQKDRTPEEYRKVVKESLDNVYEIESILNNLLLMSGLTKLESSHQQVRIDELIWKIYEKLNPKAQENNSSIKINLQVNTPDLLEFPGNETLLYLALYNIVENSIKYSGHHSVEIVLSEEKDRHLLIEVKDQGRGISEDDLQKITETFYRGKNVDNIKGSGIGLSLSKSIFDHHHIQMKINSVVGSGTQVSLIFPVTK, from the coding sequence ATGACGTTAAGAAACAGGTTTACCATAATTTCGAGTCTTTCATTCGGTATTGTTACCATCATCGCTTTTGCGGTGGTGTTTTTTGCTTATTATGACAGTACCAGAATCTCTTATTTTGAAAGATTAAGAAATACGGCCCTTATTTCTGCCATTTATTATCTGGAAAAAGATGAATTGCCAAAAAGCAGGCATGCCCAGATAAAAACGGAATACAATCATTTGATAGAGAATAAAAAAGTAGCCGTTTACAATAAATACAATGAAGTTACTTTTGGGCAGAACCTGAATGATAAGAATATCAAAGCACTTCATCTGAAGTCTGCAAGAAATAATAAGATGGTACAGTTTATGGCCGGGAATAATTTTTATTACGGCATATTCTATCCGGATAATCAGGGTGATTTTGTCGTTTTTGTCAAAGCCCCGAATGATTCTTTTAAATCACAAATGGTAAGGCTTTCCATAATTATGCTGGCAGTACTGATTTTAGGATTACTTGCTATTTATTTCCTGAGCAGGTATCTTTCCAAAATCGTGTATAAACCTCTATCCAATGTTGTGGATAGGATCAATAATGTAGATTATACCAATATTTCCAGCGCAATTACATCTACCCATACTCATGATGAAATAGATGACCTGATCAAGTCCTATAACAAATTGTTTGGACGGATTTCTGAAAGTATTTTGCTTCAGCAGAATTTTATCAACTATGTGTCTCATGAATTTAAAACACCATTAGCCGCTATCTCGGGCAATCTTGAGGTTTTTGCTCAAAAGGACCGGACGCCTGAAGAATATCGAAAAGTGGTCAAAGAATCATTGGATAACGTATATGAAATTGAAAGTATCCTTAATAACCTGCTGCTGATGTCAGGTCTTACCAAGCTTGAAAGTTCTCACCAGCAGGTAAGAATTGATGAGCTGATCTGGAAGATATATGAAAAGCTGAATCCTAAAGCCCAGGAAAATAATTCTTCTATTAAAATCAATCTTCAGGTAAACACTCCGGATTTACTGGAATTTCCGGGTAATGAAACTTTGCTTTATCTGGCATTGTACAATATTGTTGAAAATTCTATTAAATATTCCGGGCATCATTCTGTAGAGATTGTGTTGTCTGAAGAAAAGGATAGGCATTTATTGATTGAAGTTAAGGACCAGGGCAGAGGTATTTCGGAGGATGATCTTCAAAAGATCACGGAAACTTTTTATCGCGGAAAAAATGTGGATAATATAAAAGGAAGTGGCATTGGCCTATCCTTATCTAAAAGCATATTCGATCATCATCATATTCAGATGAAAATTAATTCTGTTGTAGGCTCAGGAACCCAGGTCTCGCTCATATTTCCGGTTACAAAATAG
- the rmuC gene encoding DNA recombination protein RmuC codes for MTYLIVGFITGALLGAVILYFMLKSSMVSRASYDEINNLYIRKNSDLENINQKIQELYQDINHEKDQNQQQSDLLNDLKNEYAKISAEYSSLNSQFQEQKQIISKQASQLESLLTEKQHLYARNSELSAVNENLQKSLQTQKEEIIKIQKDSKVQFENLANKILEEKAEKFTTLNQNNLKTILEPFQEKITDLKNRVNEAYEKENKERFSLAEKVKELAELNQQISEDAKKLTRALKGESKTQGNWGEMILESILEKSGLVKGREYFLEHELRDEDNKALFSEFSGKKMRPDAVVKYPDERNVIVDSKVSLTAFTELVDETDPEIYAMKLNQHLSSVKNHISQLSQKAYDDYGKSLDFVMMFIPSEPAYIAAMQADQNLWNFAYDKRILLLNPSNLITSLKLIADLWKREYQNRNSMEIADRGARLYDKFVGFVENLEKVGKNLDQAKNVFNDAYKQLSTGNDNLIIQTQKLKSLGIKNKKELPQSLIDTNEIIPNIE; via the coding sequence ATGACATATTTAATCGTAGGTTTTATAACCGGTGCCTTATTAGGTGCCGTTATTTTATATTTTATGCTGAAATCTTCAATGGTTTCAAGGGCTTCTTATGACGAGATAAACAATTTATATATAAGAAAGAATTCTGATCTGGAAAATATCAATCAAAAAATCCAGGAATTATATCAGGACATCAATCATGAAAAAGATCAGAATCAGCAACAATCAGATCTTCTCAATGATCTTAAAAATGAATATGCAAAAATTTCCGCGGAATATTCATCTTTAAATAGTCAGTTTCAGGAACAGAAACAAATTATTTCCAAACAAGCCTCGCAGCTTGAAAGCCTTCTTACGGAAAAGCAGCATTTGTATGCGCGTAACTCTGAACTTTCGGCAGTGAATGAAAATTTACAGAAATCACTTCAAACCCAGAAAGAAGAAATTATTAAGATACAGAAAGATTCAAAGGTTCAGTTTGAAAATTTAGCCAATAAAATCCTCGAGGAAAAAGCTGAAAAATTTACTACTCTGAATCAAAATAACCTTAAAACTATTCTTGAGCCTTTTCAGGAAAAGATCACTGATTTGAAAAACAGGGTAAATGAAGCTTATGAAAAAGAAAACAAGGAGCGTTTTTCGCTGGCTGAAAAAGTAAAAGAACTGGCAGAGCTCAATCAGCAGATTTCCGAAGATGCAAAAAAACTGACCCGGGCCTTAAAAGGAGAAAGTAAAACACAGGGAAACTGGGGAGAAATGATTCTTGAAAGCATTCTTGAAAAATCAGGCCTGGTTAAAGGAAGGGAATATTTTCTAGAACATGAACTGCGTGATGAGGATAATAAGGCGTTATTTTCAGAGTTTTCCGGAAAAAAAATGCGCCCGGATGCGGTAGTAAAGTATCCTGATGAAAGAAATGTTATTGTGGACTCCAAGGTTTCCCTCACTGCCTTTACAGAATTAGTAGACGAAACTGATCCTGAAATCTACGCCATGAAATTAAATCAGCATCTATCGTCCGTAAAAAATCATATCTCTCAATTAAGTCAGAAGGCTTATGATGATTATGGCAAATCTTTAGATTTTGTGATGATGTTCATTCCAAGTGAACCGGCCTATATTGCAGCAATGCAGGCCGATCAGAATTTATGGAATTTTGCTTATGACAAAAGGATCCTGCTTTTAAATCCAAGCAACCTGATTACTTCCTTAAAACTCATTGCAGATCTCTGGAAACGAGAATATCAGAACAGAAATTCTATGGAGATTGCAGACCGGGGGGCCAGATTATATGATAAGTTTGTAGGTTTTGTAGAAAACCTTGAAAAAGTAGGTAAAAATCTAGATCAGGCCAAAAATGTTTTTAATGATGCTTATAAACAGTTATCTACCGGAAATGACAACCTGATTATCCAAACACAAAAACTTAAATCCCTGGGAATAAAAAATAAAAAAGAGTTACCCCAAAGTCTAATTGACACCAATGAAATCATCCCGAATATAGAATAA
- a CDS encoding TolC family protein: MKKIIFTLFYIHFFGFFSAQIADTLQIGRKEAETLFLANNLDIIAQKLEISQAEARVVQAKFWPNPKLTVNEVNLWRTYDIEQQPALIGNWGKNTQFSAEIEQLIQTARKRRKNIELQKIEVDGEKYELQEVLRELKKLLRNTLTEVIYNQEQQKLYRGQISSIEKLTKSYQNQLNLGNISKSEYVRLKAQEIEFKKKLISLQQEIAEQQVELKALLILPATSYLVITDHLSIPEKELSELELPNWVNIAKENRPDIQITKNKEKYAQKNLELQRALRTPDIALSVGYDRGGNIMKDFVGLGISFDLPVFDRNKGNIQEAKLEVAKSNFETRKNILKSENEIVSVFQNYTRTQKISEELDGSYESTLDGLLASHEKNFRLRNISMLEYMDFLETYIGNKMIILDTKKELNQYYENLQYVVGQDL, encoded by the coding sequence TTGAAGAAAATCATTTTTACACTATTCTATATTCATTTTTTCGGGTTCTTTTCGGCACAAATTGCGGACACCTTGCAGATTGGAAGAAAAGAAGCGGAAACATTATTTCTTGCGAATAACCTGGATATTATTGCGCAAAAACTGGAAATTTCCCAGGCGGAAGCCCGTGTCGTTCAGGCGAAATTCTGGCCTAATCCTAAGCTGACTGTCAATGAAGTTAATCTTTGGCGTACTTACGATATCGAACAGCAGCCAGCTTTAATAGGGAATTGGGGAAAGAATACCCAATTCTCTGCTGAGATAGAGCAGTTAATCCAGACTGCAAGAAAAAGGAGGAAAAATATAGAACTACAGAAAATTGAAGTAGATGGAGAAAAGTATGAATTGCAGGAAGTATTGCGTGAGCTCAAAAAGTTATTGCGGAACACCCTGACAGAGGTTATCTACAATCAGGAACAGCAGAAACTGTATCGCGGTCAGATTTCCTCTATAGAAAAACTAACAAAATCCTATCAGAATCAGTTAAACCTTGGAAACATAAGCAAATCCGAATATGTGAGGCTGAAGGCCCAGGAAATTGAATTTAAAAAGAAATTAATTTCATTACAACAGGAAATTGCGGAACAACAGGTCGAGTTGAAAGCTTTACTCATTCTTCCGGCTACATCTTATCTTGTTATTACAGATCATTTGTCAATTCCTGAAAAGGAGCTTTCTGAGTTGGAATTACCCAACTGGGTGAATATTGCCAAAGAAAATCGTCCGGACATCCAGATTACAAAAAATAAAGAGAAATACGCACAAAAAAATCTTGAATTACAACGAGCTCTCAGAACTCCTGACATAGCGCTCTCCGTGGGATATGACCGGGGTGGAAATATAATGAAGGATTTTGTAGGGTTGGGTATTTCATTTGACCTTCCGGTTTTCGACAGAAATAAAGGAAATATCCAGGAGGCTAAACTGGAGGTTGCCAAATCCAATTTTGAGACCCGCAAAAACATCCTTAAATCGGAAAATGAAATCGTTTCCGTATTTCAGAATTATACCCGAACGCAAAAGATTTCTGAGGAACTTGATGGATCGTATGAAAGTACTTTGGATGGTTTATTGGCCAGTCATGAGAAAAACTTCAGGCTGAGAAATATCAGCATGCTGGAATATATGGATTTCCTGGAAACCTACATTGGAAATAAAATGATCATACTCGATACGAAAAAAGAACTTAATCAATATTATGAAAACCTGCAGTACGTTGTAGGGCAAGACTTATAA
- a CDS encoding efflux RND transporter periplasmic adaptor subunit: MNSTKYIAAGYFLALVVLTGCTEKKLNENTGSENYCISKELKKDLKLAKVEMRSVEESITLTGEVESNSDKTVPFVSLVDGVVTDTYFSLGDYVKKGQVLASIKSVSLNEMQDDTQTLQAQLAVAKRKLSSVEAMYKDDIASQKDLQEARSEVQIIQSNISKTKKNMQLYSAGSTNMQVKAPADGYVIAKNISTGMPVTAGGEQLFTISNLDKVWVMANVYATNMRHVYVNQPVVVKTLAYPDDSFSGKINVISQVFNENERVLKAKIIMDNNNMKLRPGMSADIVLPINAQNRTALAIPAKALIFDNNQSYVVVYKKDCAIEMRAVTEVASNSQYIYVEGDLKEGEMVIASNGLLIYENMKNQSNNSTK; this comes from the coding sequence ATGAATAGCACAAAATATATAGCAGCTGGCTATTTTTTAGCACTTGTTGTCCTGACCGGTTGCACAGAGAAAAAGCTCAATGAAAATACGGGATCCGAAAACTACTGCATTAGCAAAGAGCTAAAAAAAGATCTTAAGCTGGCAAAAGTAGAAATGCGCTCTGTGGAAGAAAGTATTACTCTTACCGGAGAAGTTGAAAGCAATTCTGATAAAACAGTTCCTTTTGTAAGTTTAGTGGATGGAGTGGTTACGGATACTTATTTTTCCTTGGGTGATTATGTGAAAAAAGGACAAGTCCTTGCCAGTATAAAAAGTGTATCCCTAAACGAAATGCAGGATGATACCCAAACTTTACAGGCTCAGCTGGCTGTTGCTAAAAGAAAGCTCTCTTCTGTGGAGGCAATGTATAAAGATGATATTGCCTCACAAAAAGATTTGCAGGAAGCAAGGTCTGAAGTTCAGATCATACAGTCCAATATTTCCAAAACCAAAAAGAATATGCAGCTGTATTCTGCAGGCAGTACAAATATGCAGGTTAAAGCTCCTGCAGATGGTTACGTAATTGCTAAAAATATTTCTACCGGTATGCCTGTAACTGCCGGAGGTGAACAGCTTTTTACCATTTCCAATCTTGATAAGGTGTGGGTAATGGCTAATGTGTATGCTACCAATATGAGACATGTGTACGTAAATCAGCCTGTCGTGGTAAAAACGCTTGCCTATCCGGATGATAGTTTTTCCGGAAAGATTAATGTCATCTCCCAGGTTTTTAATGAAAATGAAAGAGTGTTGAAAGCTAAAATTATTATGGACAATAATAATATGAAACTTAGACCGGGAATGTCTGCAGATATTGTTTTACCTATTAATGCACAAAACAGAACAGCATTGGCAATTCCTGCCAAAGCTCTGATCTTTGATAATAACCAAAGTTATGTTGTGGTCTATAAAAAAGATTGTGCCATAGAAATGAGAGCTGTTACCGAAGTGGCATCCAACAGTCAGTACATTTACGTAGAAGGAGACCTTAAAGAAGGGGAGATGGTTATTGCTTCCAATGGATTGCTTATCTACGAAAACATGAAAAATCAATCCAATAATTCTACGAAGTAA